The genomic stretch GCCTTCCTGACGGCTtttgactattttattttattttattttattttattttattttattttattttattttattttattttattttattttattttattttattttattttattttattttattttattttattttattttatttttattttactttattagtattattaacCTTCTTTTTCTGGATGGTGTCTAAGTCTTGGGGGGAAGAACCAACAGTGGGAGGAGGGAATGCTACTACTGTCTGTGACAGTGGTGATTTCTGGACAGTGTTAGCAACagagcttctgcagagaagagaaaatgccagGCAGTCTCTGTTGGTATTCTATGTACTGAGTACTGagtgcagttttgggctccacagtataagaaaaagACATTAACTTGTTAGAGAGTGTcgaaagaagggcaacaaacaAGAGGGTCTCTTTTAAGAGGGGGATTGAGGtttgtggcaaggttttggtagcaatttaggggctgcactgtgctggaCACAGCAACAGACGCACCATAAGCCAAAGTCAGACAATAAGCCAAGGTGTGTTCACGTGTGGTTTACTGTGGTTTACGTGTGGTTTAATGTGTTTTACGTATAGAAGAAAGTTTTCGCCTATTGGCGAGTATACTGCAGATTTGCTGCATTGTACTAAATTAAATAGCAGGATAAGTGATGGCATCGTAggctgggaaaatatttctaggGTATTAGAACATTTTGAGCATCATTTTAACTGTTTATGCAAACATGAAGAttattaaaatcagtgtttatTTATGTCTGTATGTAAACAGGTGATCATGTTGTATAGCATGCAGTAAATGGTTTGTGAATGCTGCTTGAAGAATGAAAAGAGTAAGTCAGCTCCACaaggaataaatgaattttgtttatttgtgcaaTGCAGAGATTAGAATTAGACCAACAGCATGGAACCAAAGTCTTGCTCTGTGCCTTTTATCTGTAGGACAGTTCATGGAGGCTTCAGCAGCCCTATCTGTTTTCTAGCACTCTGAAATGTCCTCTGTGGTGCTGCACCCAGTTGAAAGCCTGCACTGATTGTGATGAACTTTCCTAACAGGAGGCACGGGTCCTTCGTCGGACGCTGGCTGGGGAGGTATGCTGCGATGCGGGCAGATGATGCTGGCCCAAGCACTGATCTGCAGACACTTAGGGAGAGGTGAGTGCTGGTCCTGAGGGAACTTCGGTATTGTCTGCAGACGCTTCTTTGTAAGTACTCCATTAAAAGCACAAACCCTGAATTTATTAGTGAGACTTTCTTTGATGCCCTGGTAACAGTTCCTAATGAATCAATTCATATTCAGCTGGGTGAAATCATCCCAGCCTGAAGCAGAGAAATAGGCATAGAAGGAGAACAAATGGGGAATCCTGTCGCCATTATTTTATAAACCTTTTAGTATAATGTAGAGGAATGGCTTGAGGGTAGAGGTCACATAAACATTGAGCAATTAGATGAGGACGATCTTGCCAAATACCGCACACTGCTAGTATAAGATTAAGCTAACCGTAAAACATAAGGCTTGCAGCTGACAGCTGAAAAAGGGATAGAAGAACAGTGTCCTTGGAGCAAGGAATACAGTGTCCTTGGGGCTATAGTTAGCTCTAAAAAGAGAACTTGTGGTTATAGCTGTCTGCACTAACAGGATATAGCAATAATCAATCATGAGCTTAGCTTTTGTAACTTGTATGAGCTAATTATCTTGTACCGTATATATATCGACTGGGCTATCTAGTAAAGTTGAAGCATACTGATCACTCATATTGAGTGCttgtgtcttccttccgtcgacaaCAGTGTAACACCCAAGTTGAGGCCAAGGGAAAACCTGCCACCGTGGGACAGTGCTCTTACCCTTCTCTTCACTACTCACTTGTCAGCAGCACGAGGTCCAAACCCCCCTGGTGCAAGCTCTTAAGCATGCATGTCACATCCCAGGATGCTGCCAGTGGAGTGTTTGGACTTTCTGGATGGATCTTATGTTGTTATTTAATGGGTGCTTAGAAATCCAACAAGGTCTAAACACAGCCTgtacttttaaataatcttgGAAGCTCATAGATACTGGAATGGCTATCAACACGCAGCATGATCCGTCAGAATATGTTTGcagttgatgtttttgttttgttttattttccctgtttttacaATCTAGCCTATGATGATAAAGGGCAGCTTGATGATAAATAACAAGCTTGGAATTCTAGGAGCTCtacacaaaatgtaaatattcaagatgaattgaaatgtcttttaacaTCTCAATATAAAGCTTTCTGCTGTCTAGACATTTGATCAGTGTAATGAAAACGtcaccattttttattctatgtcaatttttcctttcagattggcaatgggaaaaacacaaaaaacaaccagaagaatatcacagaatcctACGCTGCTTTCTCGACAGGAAGGCTTGCTGTTATTCAATCCACCAGATGGGTAAGAACAAACATAAACTTTCAggttttttccactgaaatttctACTGTGTTGAATCACTAATTTGCAGTATgttaattcataattttaaaaagtggatgTGAAGACAATGTGTATGCttatacaaaaataagaagGTATGCAGATGGGCGCAAAGACTAGTAGTACAGAAACATTCCCTGAGACCTAAATAAAGCCATGTACTAGAATCTAGCTCTTGATAAACTCTGTAAGCCTTGGGTACCAGAGTCAGTAATGTTAGAACAGACAGTCTTGTAGCTTATTGCTGTAATTTGTAATAAAGGGCACTAACATTTGTTAACTTGTAATTCTCATTGTAGTTTAGAAGccttttgtttattaaagaaaCTGGCACTCCCTAAGTTTTGAAAAGAGCATAGattgagaaaataattgttattgCTAAGTACAGATTGCAGTTACTCTAGAATGTTTGACAGTCACGGTATTTACTGTATATTGTTCCCACATTCTTTAtggtctcatttttctttgattttgtgtacgtgtgtctttttttcactATGAAAACAGCACAGGTGGGTGTTGGAGAGGGGAAGTCAATTGGAGAATGGTTTGGACCAAATACAGTTGCTCAAGTACTAAAGTAAGTGAGATCATACCAGTCTCATTCAGAACGTActcccctggggcagccaaGACAAGGCCCAGGCAGAGTTTTGAAGGCTGCATCTCCCCCTGTCCCACAGTCAGGAATGTACTTGCCATCTCTTTACAAGTGCAGCATGGAATGTCATGCCACAGCTCGGTGTGCAGGTACTGAGTTGGGAATGGGTGACctctaaattttaataaaggaagagcctgaggagaagaaactgcaggaaaGTCTCCTGCTATGCCGTCTGCATGCCCTCACCAGTCACACCACAGATGTATATTCCTTTCTGCACAGTGGCACAGCTCTGGCAGGTCGAGAGTGCCACCGTGTAGGTCGGAGTGGTGGTGTGAAACATCAGAGAGAAGCCATCTCGGCTGAGGAGGGAACTGAGCTGCAATTCCtccctttctgagcagcagttCTGCCAGCAAGGCTACTGGATAAAGATGGGCAGCTCCTCATAGTCTGGGAGCCACACTGAAAGGAACTGAGGCTGCTCAGTTCTCCAGGGGTACGTGGAGGTGTCTTACCTCAGGCAGGGGCTAGGCTACAGGTCCTGCGAGCTCAGCAGCAAGTCTTTGACACCCTGGAACAGGCACATGATCtgaagagggaggggagctgAAGCATGCCCTGGACTCCAGATCTTTCATGGCCAAGTTTTTCATGGTGAAACGCTCACccccatttctttctgccttaTTTGAAACAGCTAATTCTGCCAGTGCAGCTTAAGAGTGTAGCTCCCTTCCCCAAAGGTTTGGATTTTGCAGAAGTGGACATAAAACTGTGTGCTGTTGTCTCCCACTGAAGTTTTGGTGCCCCAAACCCTTAGCTGATTTAGCTTTTAATGCCCCATTTCTGCTGTGCACGCAGGCTCAGGCAGAAgtaattccactgaattcagtggaatttcTTAAGCAAAAAGTAATCTGCAAAACTGGCataggaatttttttcttttccagatgagaaaagacaCAACTGGGCAAGAACCCATTGCAGAGACTGTCGAGtgcaataaaaagtaataaacttGATGTAGTTGGACTGTTACTGTCACTGCACTTAGCAGTAAGACAAAACAGTTTGCACATGGTGCAGCGCATATGTTTTTCCTGGTACCACTCAGTACctatttttctaaagatattaaacatttaatgtttaaagttttctttttcttacatggagactttaaaaaatgcagaaaggatgttttttcttaagaaaaaaaaaaaaaaaaataaatggttctgAGTGTAAAGCTACCCTTTTGATCCAACTAGTTTATATTAATTAGTACCTTAATGTTTTCTAGGAAGCTTGCTTTATTTGATGAATGGAATTCATTAGCAGTTTATGTATCTATGGGCAATACGGTGGTCATTGAAGACATCAGGAAGTGACACCTCATCAGTTTTCTGGTAACAGTTTCTGATTTGACTCCATTTGCCAGCATGTATCTAAACATGAACAAATACTTGGGGGGCCATGGGTTTGTCTTGCAAGGgtaagaagagggaagaaggacATACAAactcagttgtgtttttctgaTCCCTGATGCCAACTTCGTGCTCACATCACTGGATGTGAAGAGCTCCTTGAAGAATTTCTACTGTCATCATTGctgccatttcatttctctggcgTTTTATAGGCAAAGCTTGACActattaataacattaatagtACATGTCACTGCAGTCTTAAATTGTCATCCCCCAATCATTTATCTAACGTCTCACTTGGACGTGCCAGCACATACTGTCTGCTAGAATCACTTCTACTAAATAGCTGTAATTGCCATGCCCGGCTCGTTTTGTCTTGGGTGCCCTATAAAGATCCCTGGCAAACTAGCTTAATTCACTACTGAGAGGAAGATCTGCTTTGTGTTCCTCTGTGCGTTGACTGATTTCTAGTTTTATTCCCGCAGAAAAAATGTGCTGGTGCcctcctcagagcagcagcgcGTCCCACAGCAGTGCACATTTGCACAGAAGTGCTCTTGGCCGAAGCAAGAACGCAGGAGGACTCTGCACAGGCTGGAAAGCCCTCTTGCTTATTATACCTCTACGACTAGGGATAAATCACATAAATCCCGTATATATTGATGCATTTAAAGTAAGGTTTCCTTTCAATTCATTGCTCGTTACTGTCAAATAAGTTTGGGTATCTGTGATGTCAGTAAAGAAATGAATTACaatttcctttattccttttgaaCTCCTAGGAATGCTTTAAGATGCCACAGTCTTTGGGAGCATTAGGAGGGAAACCAAATAATGCCTATTATTTCATAGGATTTTtaggtaaggaaaaaagaagcttATTCCAAATGTGCAGATGatcaaaagagaacattttttgaagGGGAAATAGTAAGGAGTCTAAGCGTGAACCTCTAGAagtaaagaaagatgagaatagaataaaataaatgaagaagcatATCTAAAAGAGTTTAGAAACAGTATGAGAGGATCCTTAACAGGAGCAGAAAGTTAACAGCAAAGCTAGGTGTAAAAATAAGTGATGACATCAACAAGAGCAGCATACTAAGAATAGCTGATAGCATTTGACAAGTGTATTGGTCaaatgtcacttttattttcttgtatttcaaaactgtttctgatGGCAGTATCTTTTTCACGTTTTGCATACCTTCTGTTATTAAGTATTGctctaattaatttaaaatgcattccttCAGATTTCACCCCACTTTGGGCCAAAATTTTGCAACcctattttgtccttttgtaaAACCTAACCTGTTTTAGTTAGGCttttttgttccaatttctGAATGAATGCCTAATGCGATTACAGATTGCATCTGTGAACATCCTGTACCTTTTAATCTGTCAAATGTTAGTGTTTACAACacttgagatttaaaaaaaaaaaaaaaaaaaaagtactggatctcacatggaaaaataaaagtatgtgaCAAAGATAGAACATAACCAAccaaaaaattacagtaatagGTCACAATAGGAAGTTATACTAAATACCCTGTGGGAAACGTTGTGTCTAAACCTTTTGATTCTCTTAAAGAATCCCTAGCTGGAAAGTCTAGATTATACTGACTGCAATGGCAAtctaatttctattttacagtTCTGGACCAAGTGCTTATTAATGtcacttgcttatttttaacatacgGCTTTTACCCATCCAGGCAATGAGCTGATCTATCTGGACCCTCACACCACTCAAAGCTTTGtagattcagaagaaaatggcacGGTTGACGGTGAGAGTTTCCACTGCCAGGAAGCCCCACATAGAATGAAGATCATGAATTTGGACCCTTCAGTAGCTTTAGTAAGTGTCAGGAAATCTGGAATGCATATACTTTATCTCAAAGTAATGTCTCTCTACATTGGTAAGGGCAGCAATGCATCTCCTTGAACAGAACCAAGATCACAAAGCTGTCTTCTGTGATCAACACATAGTAGTTTGTACATAACTACATGGAGAATCTTAGGGCAAGTGGGGAGCTGTCTGTACTGTAGGGAGCtcgctttgttttctttactgagcagcttttacttctttcaagaGGCATTATAATGGTCAGAGCAAGGAACTGAAACAGGTTTACGTGTTTTATTCTATCACTACTTTATGTTTGGTCACCTCTAGACAAGTTACTTAAACTTACTTTCTATcataagttaaaaatgtttaagtggaattattgtatttcaccccaaattacaaatacaaatgtattatttgtaaTTCACCCAAAATGTCATGGGGGTACTGTGGTATTTGAAAAAATTGGATCTGATCCCATGCCAGTATCCTGTGATTGGGTGATTGGCAGTTGTCACCAGTGGGATGTGTTTCTAAAGCTTTAAACAATCTGTAAAGATACCGGTATCTGTCATTCATTCACATACCtgttttttaatactgctgctttttagaaagtttttttgttttgttttgttttgttttaatacttaaCTACGTAACTGTGCAAAATGTGGCATGATGCAACGAGACAGACAAAATCATAAggaagagcaaatattttcagtatagaTACCAGAATGGAAATGTTCCTTAGGTGGTCCATCATCTACaagttttcagcttctgctgatACCTGGACTGTAGGAACTGGGTGGCGCTCCATGGAGGagcacacaggagctgctgctattttttgcTTGACTATTTCGTTAGGGGTTTGCAGGGCCTTGTTCTCCCCGTGGGTTCTCTCCCGAGAGCTGCCACATATTTGGAGTCTTATATCTACTGATCGTACAGGGCATTACTGTATCAGAGGTCAAACCGCCTTACCTGCTGGTACCACATGCCTACCATCAGCAAAGGTAAaactctgtgtgtttgttttttcccctaagggCTTCTTTTGCAAAGAAGAATGTGATTTTGATAACCGGTGTAGTCTTGTACAAAAGGTAAGAGTGGGAACTTAGCATCTCGATTTGTTCTTTATAAAgtctgttttttattgtttgttttttgtaaaattttcctttgcattttcctttgtatacAAATTGTATGAGCCATAGAGAAGAATGCATTAAAGCATCAGGGTAAGGCAATACTACTGAATTGCTAATTGGAAATTGTTCAGCACTTTACCAGCCACAAACCCTGCCAGTTGGAAAATGGGTGTAAACATCCACACTTGAAGGTGTTACTGGGTGACACTTGCTTTTAACTTCTAATTCTCACTAAATGACTAAGGTTTAACTGCCATATTGTAGTGATGTATCAATGATTTGCTTCCTgatccttttttattgtttgacaTAATAGATTGCGTGTTCTAATTATGACTGTTAGTCCCTGCTATCTTAAAGATCTGATTCTGTAAGTGCTGCAGGCCTCTAGCTCCTGCTGATCTAGGGAGAACAGAAGGTGCTGGCTGCCACAGGAAACAGACTTGAGGAtgtttctgcatgcagctgttaAGCTAAGCACCAGACGTCTGAATGTAAAGTACCATCAACCTCTaaaggcatttatttaaaaaaaaaaaaaatcatctaaggaaaacagtttgtaaataactgaaatacaggacAGAAGGTAACTTCTATTTGAAGAGGAATAGCGTTTGGCTTCAGGAACACCTTTTTTCCTGACCAAAACCTGTCCTTCAAAATCTgatgcgtttttttttttttttttccccctttggaGGAGCTGATAGATCTGTCTTTTGTGCTATTGATCAACAGAAAACTTGAGGAGAGTTCTATGCAAgtaactttcttttaaaaagcagaaaatattgtaCATTCCTAGTGTGCTTGCTACATGTAAACAAAATTACAGGTTTGCAGATATCAAAGCTGATATCAAAAGATGATAAGACTGATAATTTGTAGTACAGTTCAAGAGATCTGTCTTCCAGATGTGTTTTAACTAGGGATGTATTACAGAGACCATGGTGCTTGGATTTCACAGTATGTCtgtataaagactttttttttcctgatgggCATGcgtaattaaaaaacactttcaattaAGCAGACACGTTTTGTGTTTGAAGCGTCTCCCGagccagcttttaaaatgaaagcattctgTCCTCAGGAGATTCTAAAGCAGCAGAGTCTACGGATGTTGGAGCTGGTCCAGAAGCACCCGCCACACTGGCCTCCTTTCATACCtccaacaaaaccagaagtgacAACCACAGGAGCAGGTAAGGCACCgattaaaagcctaattgtgCAATGTTATGTTCCTCGTtagcaaataaaagaataatcacAGGTAGAATAACTATCCTTTGTGAGTGTCAAGCAATATATAGCAGGCATGTATCCAAACAAGCCATACAATTGctagcacagattttttttttcactcttacaAAGTACTTTTCTGGAATGCgtctttcaaagtttttttttaagtgaacaaaATCAGGCATGTctttagaagcatttttttctttatctttttttacagAACTCATTGAATCTACTGACAAGCTATTTGAATtggaagaagaatttgaaatCCTGAGTGTGTGAAGGAAACTGTGGTGACTCTTCTGAGTGTTGAATATATTGGTAATATTATTGCATTGACTTAAACAGCCATGTTAGCCCCGAAGTGCCTGAAATTATGGATAACAGAGCACAGAAATCTAGTAGCATCCAAAACTCCAAGGGCAGTTTAACACACAAGCTTCCCCGGATGGAAAGGCAGTAAGAGCTCTTGTGATAAGATGCTTAAAGGGAATCTCTTTTTAACGTACCTTACCTGGAGACAAACGGGCCTTTGAGATTAAGgcaaaaatacatgtatcacTGGGCACCATGTTTGGAGAAAGGGATAACCCAAATGGATATTTCTTGCTCTCATATAATAATGCAATAGTTTAGTTCTTCAAGCAAAACAGTCTTCAGTTAAGGAGGATGTTTACTTCTGTTCCCTCCTGTGGGCTGCGTCataggaaaaatacattgtctTGTTTAAAAGATCGACTGGATCAggagaaaattgtttccttgttaaatattttaacatgtatttgAGCAACCAGACTTTAttccaaaaatgtttctgtaaaaggaGCTATGTCTAATGTATACATTTTGCAATAGCCTTCCTGTTTCTGGGAGACCTCAAGAGGAACAGGAGACTCAAATAGTTGATACAGATCACAACCACTGTTATAGTTATGGTATATTTCACCTTGACcttaaaattcaaatgattAAAACTTAGGTTATTTCTTTCCGAGTTAAAATGAGTCAAAGGTGGTTTAACTGTACCTTATATATTTTAGAATAGATTTACACAAGTTTCTCTGTTACAGCACTTTATCTGTGCATCTAATAAATTTCTTAAGCTTTTCTTAGGTTGTATGCTGCTATGTTTGGTTAATTTGTGTGAACTTAATATAAACCAGGTTATCTTAAAACTTAATATAGAAGCGTACACAGATTACTGAATTGTTGCTTTTTGACTTCTTgccttttgaaatctgttttggtaGAAGCGCCTTAACCCTACAGGTTTATCAGAACAGCCTgggcagttttatttctaaggcAGAGAATCTCTCTCTAGCAGccataagaaaaacagttcagaataaagaaaggcaaagattttTAATCCATGCTGAAGTTCCTTTTCACTACCAGACAGTCCCCCTTGTGGTCATTTTGTCATGCTAGTGTCATGAACATGAACTGCAGACTTTCATCTTCACCAATAAATGACAACAtagagaaatactgaatattgtCTCCTCTCACTTGCACCTCTCCATCAGGGCCActgttttttcaaacaaaagagtTAACGAGATCCTATTGCATcttgtttaatgtttattaacTACAGTTTGGAAACCACAAAcgtagaaaaaaatatcatttccttattttattaaaacatatataaaacatatataaaacacatatataatatatatatataacacatatTGTGTTGTAAAGCACACAATTGCCTaccaatgacaacaaaaaaatcatctaattgagcatgcagttttcattaacctgtttttttgtttcttttttttttacaaatacccaacaacacatacacatgtgttgtgttgtgtttttttccatcatttctcaCTGAAGCAATACCCATCCCGTATCAGATCTGTGTCATTACTCTACTTTTTGTTCCTAATGTACTTGAAAAACTTCTTAACTCTATTGATTgcaacagtggatttttttccctccgaTCTTAATTCCATTTATCAATTACTTATTCTCTTAAAATCCTGCTTTTAACAGATGGTTAGGTATTCACCATCTCTCACTCTTatttatagattttcttttctttttcagtagttCAGCCCTAGTCAACTcggaggtgggcagcagcagcttctatGGAGCTcttatgctgaaaaaaaaaaaaaataaagttgagccttgagggaaaaggaaggtggGAGAGCCAGATGGGGCAAGAGGAAGGGAGGTGGTTTGACCAGGACACCTTGAGGGtctgggaagagaagaaatggatgGGTGCTTAAGAAATGAGCAGCATCACAGC from Anas acuta unplaced genomic scaffold, bAnaAcu1.1 SCAFFOLD_51, whole genome shotgun sequence encodes the following:
- the LOC137849028 gene encoding cysteine protease ATG4A-like, which gives rise to MCWCPPQSSSASHSSAHLHRSALGRSKNAGGLCTGWKALLLIIPLRLGINHINPVYIDAFKECFKMPQSLGALGGKPNNAYYFIGFLGNELIYLDPHTTQSFVDSEENGTVDGESFHCQEAPHRMKIMNLDPSVALGFFCKEECDFDNRCSLVQKEILKQQSLRMLELVQKHPPHWPPFIPPTKPEVTTTGAELIESTDKLFELEEEFEILSV